In Paraburkholderia aromaticivorans, a single window of DNA contains:
- the glmS gene encoding glutamine--fructose-6-phosphate transaminase (isomerizing), with the protein MCGIVGAVAQRNIIPVLIEGLRRLEYRGYDSCGVAVLGDSGPRRARSVARVADLDEQVHESHLEGITGIAHTRWATHGAPVTDNAHPIFSKDALALVHNGIIENYESLREMLRCKGYTFVSQTDTEVIAHLIHSLYRGDLFAAVREAVAQLHGAYAIAALHEDQPHTVVGARQGSPLVVGLGNGENFLASDALALAGSTERFIFLEEGDVCELSLEGVRIADRDGNEAQRDVRQVAAYGGAVELGPYRHFMQKEIFEQPRAITDTIPQADAFDASLFGEGADKVFADIDNLLILACGTSYYSGLTAKYWLESVAKIPTQVEIASEYRYRESVPNPKSLVVVISQSGETADTLAALKHAQSLGYKHTLAVCNVATSAMVRQTELSFLTHAGREIGVASTKAFTTQLVALFVLAATLGKLRGQLSAEQEAEYLKQLRHLPAALNSVLALEPQIIAWSEEFSRKEHALFLGRGLHYPIALEGALKLKEISYIHAEAYPAGELKHGPLALVTEAMPVVTVAPNDALLEKLKSNIQEVRARGGQLYVFADADTKIVNDEGLHVIRMPEHYGLLSPILHVVPLQLLAYHTACALGADVDKPRNLAKSVTVE; encoded by the coding sequence ATGTGTGGCATTGTCGGCGCGGTTGCGCAACGTAATATCATCCCCGTCCTGATCGAAGGACTGCGTCGCCTCGAATACCGCGGCTACGATTCGTGCGGCGTGGCCGTGCTCGGCGACAGTGGGCCGCGTCGTGCTCGCAGCGTCGCGCGCGTTGCCGATCTGGACGAGCAGGTGCATGAGAGCCACCTCGAAGGCATCACGGGTATCGCCCATACGCGCTGGGCGACGCACGGCGCGCCGGTGACCGACAACGCGCACCCGATCTTCTCGAAAGATGCACTTGCGTTGGTGCACAACGGCATCATCGAAAACTACGAATCGCTGCGCGAAATGCTGCGGTGTAAGGGCTACACGTTTGTCTCGCAGACCGATACAGAGGTTATTGCGCACCTGATTCACAGCCTGTATCGCGGCGATCTGTTTGCTGCGGTGCGTGAAGCCGTCGCGCAATTGCATGGCGCGTACGCGATCGCGGCGCTGCATGAGGATCAACCGCATACGGTGGTCGGCGCGCGGCAAGGTTCGCCGCTGGTGGTGGGACTCGGCAACGGTGAGAACTTCCTCGCTTCGGATGCGTTGGCGCTTGCCGGTAGCACCGAACGCTTCATCTTCCTGGAAGAAGGCGACGTCTGCGAATTGTCGCTCGAAGGCGTGCGTATCGCCGATCGTGACGGCAACGAAGCGCAGCGCGACGTGCGCCAGGTCGCGGCGTATGGCGGGGCGGTCGAACTCGGCCCGTATCGTCACTTCATGCAGAAGGAAATTTTCGAGCAGCCGCGTGCGATTACCGACACGATCCCGCAAGCCGATGCATTCGACGCGTCGCTATTCGGCGAGGGTGCCGACAAGGTGTTCGCGGATATCGACAACCTGCTGATTCTCGCGTGCGGCACGAGCTACTACTCGGGACTGACCGCAAAGTACTGGCTCGAATCGGTCGCGAAGATTCCGACTCAGGTTGAGATTGCCAGCGAGTATCGCTATCGCGAGTCGGTGCCGAATCCGAAGTCGCTGGTGGTGGTGATCTCACAGTCGGGCGAAACGGCCGATACGCTGGCGGCGCTCAAGCATGCACAGTCGCTGGGGTATAAACATACGCTGGCAGTGTGCAATGTCGCTACGAGCGCGATGGTGCGCCAGACGGAATTGTCGTTCCTGACCCATGCGGGCCGTGAGATCGGCGTGGCGTCGACCAAAGCCTTCACGACGCAGCTGGTTGCGCTGTTCGTGCTGGCCGCGACGCTTGGGAAGCTGCGTGGGCAGCTGAGCGCGGAGCAGGAAGCCGAGTATCTGAAGCAGCTGCGCCACTTGCCGGCGGCGTTGAATAGCGTGCTGGCGCTGGAGCCGCAGATCATCGCGTGGTCGGAGGAGTTTTCGCGCAAGGAACATGCGTTGTTCCTCGGGCGCGGCTTGCATTACCCGATCGCGCTTGAGGGCGCGCTGAAGCTCAAGGAGATTTCCTATATTCACGCAGAAGCGTATCCGGCTGGCGAGTTGAAGCATGGGCCGCTGGCGCTCGTGACGGAAGCGATGCCGGTGGTGACGGTGGCGCCAAATGACGCGCTGCTGGAGAAGCTGAAGTCGAATATTCAGGAAGTGCGCGCGCGGGGCGGTCAGCTTTATGTGTTCGCGGACGCGGACACGAAAATCGTGAATGACGAAGGGCTGCACGTGATCCGGATGCCGGAGCACTATGGCTTGCTGTCGCCGATTCTGCATGTGGTGCCGCTGCAGTTGCTGGCTTATCACACGGCTTGTGCGCTGGGCGCGGATGTGGACAAGCCCCGAAACCTTGCGAAATCTGTCACTGTCGAGTAA